The following DNA comes from Kitasatospora sp. NBC_01287.
AGACCCTGGGGCTGAGCGCCGACGTGCAGAACGCCGACTTCACCTCGATCATCCCCGGCATCACCTCGGGCAAGTACCAGCTCGGCATGAGCTCCTTCACCGACACCAAGGACCGCGAGGCCACGGTCGACATGGTGACCTACTTCTCGGCCGGCACCAGTGCCGCGGTGAAGTCGGGCAACCCGGACCACATCGACCCGACCGACCTGTGCGGCAAGAAGGTCGCGGTGCAGACCGGCACCACCCAGGCCGACGAGATCAAGAACACCATCAACCCCGCGTGCACGGCGGCGGGCAAGCCGACCGTCCCCAACGACGGCGACAAGTTCGACCTGCAGACGGACGTCACCCAGGCCCTGGTGGCCGGGCGCGACCAGGTGATGCTGGCCGACTCGCCGGTCGTCGACTACGCGGTGCAGCAGACCGGCGGCCAGCTGCAGAAGGTCGGCTCCACCACGGACACCGCCCCGTACGGCATCGTGGTCGCCAAGAACTCCCCCCTGACCAAGGCCGTCCAGGGCGCCGTGGAGTCCCTGATGGCGAACGGCACCTACAAGGCGATCCTCACCAAGTGGGGCGTCCAGGCCGGGGCCGTCGACACCTCCACGGTCAACGGCGCGACCAGCTGACCGACGCTCGAACTCACTCCCTGGGGCCACAGTGAACCCATCTGATCAGGAGTCGGTGACCAGGCGACGGCCGGCGGACATCAAGGCCGTGCCGGTGCGCCACCCCGGCCGCTGGGCGGGAGCCGTCGTCGTCGCGATCCTCGCGGCGATGCTGGTCCACGCCCTGCTCTTCAACAAAGCCTTCCAGTGGCACGTGGTGGGCAAGTACCTGTTCGACCACACCATCATCAACGGGCTCGTCACCACCCTTGAGCTGACGGCCCTGGCCATGGTGATGGGCGTGGTGGGCGGGGTCGTCCTCGCCGTCATGCGGCTCTCGCCCAACCCGCTGCTCTCCGGCACCGCCTGGGTCTACATCTGGGTGTTCCGCGGCACCCCGGTGCTGGTCCAGTTGCTGTTCTGGGAGTTCATGGGCTCGCTCTGGCCCCGGCTCTCGATCGGCATCCCGTTCGGCACCGACTTCTGGTCCGAGTCCACCAACACGCTGATCCCGGTCTTCACCGCCGCCCTGCTCGGCCTCGGCCTGAACGAGGCCGCCTACATGGCGGAGATCGTGCGCGGCGGCATCCAGTCCGTCCCGCTGGGCCAGACCGAGGCGGCCCACGCGCTCGGCATGAGCAAGGGCAGGACGCTGCGGCGGATCATCCTGCCGCAGGCGATGCGGGTGATCATCCCGCCGACCGGCAACGAGACCATCTCGATGCTGAAGACCACCTCGCTCGCCTACTCGATCTCCCTGGTGGAGCTGCTCGGCGCGGCGCACGACATCTACTCGCGCACCTTCCAGACCATCCCGCTGCTGATCGTGGCGAGCATCTGGTACCTGTTCCTGACCTCGATCCTGACCGTCATCCAGTACTACATCGAGCGCCACTACGCGCGCGGCGCCAACCGGATCCTGCCGCCGACCCCGCTGCAGCGGCTGCGCGGGCTCTTCCGCGGCAGGCGGGTGCCGCCGACGGACGCGGTCGACGTGGTCCCCGGCCTTGAAGGAGGCGGTCATCTATGAGCGAGACGCAGGCGCCCATCGCCCCGGACCGCGCCCCGGGCGGGGTGATGGTCCGGGCCGAGGAGGTGCACAAGTCCTTCGGCCAGCTGCACGTGCTCAAGGGCATCGACCTGCAGGTGCGGCAGGGCGAGGTGTTCGTGCTGGTCGGCCCGTCCGGCTCGGGCAAGTCCACCTTCCTGCGGTGCATCAACCACCTGGAGAAGATCAACGCCGGCCGGCTCTGGGTCGACGGCGAGCTGGTCGGCTACCGGCAGCAGGGCGACAAGCTCTACGAGCTGAAGGACCGCGAGGTGGCGCTCAAGCGGCGCGACATCGGCATGGTCTTCCAGCACTTCAACCTGTTCCCGCACATGACCGCGCTGGAGAACGTCACCGAGGCCCCGGTGCAGGTCAGGGGCGAGGCCAAGGCCGCGGCCCGGGAGCAGGCCCGGGCGCTGCTGGAGCGGGTGGGGCTGGCCGAGAAGGCGGACAGCTACCCCTCCCAGCTCTCCGGCGGCCAGCAGCAGCGGGTGGCGATCGCCCGGGCGCTGGCCATGGAGCCCAAGCTGATGCTCTTCGACGAGCCCACCTCGGCGCTCGACCCCGAGCTGGTCGGCGAGGTGCTGGACGTGATGCGCGGCCTGGCCGAGGACGGCATGACGATGATCGTGGTCACCCACGAGATGGGCTTCGCCCGCGAGGTGGGCGACGCCCTGGTCTTCATGGACGGCGGGGTGGTGGTCGAGTCGGGCCACCCGCGCGAGGTGCTCGCCAACCCGCGGCACGAGCGCACCAAGGCGTTCCTCTCCAAGGTGCTCTAGGCCCCGCGTAGGCGCCGGTCCCCGGGCCGGCGCCTACGCGTTCCGGGCAAAAGGTAATAGGCTTCGAGCAGACTACCTATTACTTCCTGCGGAGGGTTCCCGGTGGAGCTGGCCCTGTACGCCGACTACGCCGTCCGGCTGGTCAACAGCGAGGAGCCGGAGCGCGGCACCGACGCGCTGGTCAGCGTGGACGCGGTGCGCGCACTGTTCGGCAACCCCGAGTCGGAGACGGCCCGGCTCACCGAGACCGCCGACGTGGCCCGGCTGCGGGCGGTGCGCGGCCGGCTGCGGGCGGTCTTCGAGGCCGCGGCCGGCGGCGACGAGGTCCGCGGCGTCGACCTGCTGAACGGGCTGATGATCGAGCACCCGGTCAGCCCGCTGGTCTCCGGCCACGACTACCTGGACGAGCAGGGGCGGCCGCGCTGGCACCTGCACCTGGCGGACAACGCGGGCACCGCGACCGCCGCGTTCACGGCGGTGGCCTGCATGGGGCTGGCGATCCACCTGACCGAGCTGGGCGCGGACCGGCTGGGCATCTGCCAGGCCGCGCCCTGCCGCAACGCCTACCTGGACACCTCCACCAACCGCTCGCGCCGCTACTGCTCGGACCGCTGCGCGACCCGGGCCAACGTGGCGGCCTACCGGGCCCGCAAGCGCCAGGAGGCCGCGCTGGCGGCCGAGGACGGGCCTGCGGCCGAGGACGGCCCGGGCGGCGCGGCTACAGCTCGGGGCTGAGCCGCCGGAACACCCCGAACCGCGCGGCCAGCCCCGGCCAGCGGCCCAGCGGGCGGGCGCAGAGCAGCCGCTCCAGCCAGCCGGCCGGCGCCAGCCAGACCGGGTTCGGGGCGATCCGCAGCAGCACCCGGCCCAGCACCAGATCGTCAGGTACCGGGCCGTACTCCCGGCTGTCGTTCTCCACGAACTGGTTGTCGGAGAGCAGCCACCAGCCCTTGGCCCGCCGCTCGGTGGCCCGTTTGACCACCAGCAGGTCCTGC
Coding sequences within:
- a CDS encoding ABC transporter substrate-binding protein, translating into MRTRTRRSNLAALGALALAGALAVTGCSSSSSSSGSGGGSSASAIPTPTAVASLAALVPPDLKSSGKLVVAADASYAPNEFKDASGNVVGMDVDMAKAIAQTLGLSADVQNADFTSIIPGITSGKYQLGMSSFTDTKDREATVDMVTYFSAGTSAAVKSGNPDHIDPTDLCGKKVAVQTGTTQADEIKNTINPACTAAGKPTVPNDGDKFDLQTDVTQALVAGRDQVMLADSPVVDYAVQQTGGQLQKVGSTTDTAPYGIVVAKNSPLTKAVQGAVESLMANGTYKAILTKWGVQAGAVDTSTVNGATS
- a CDS encoding amino acid ABC transporter permease is translated as MTRRRPADIKAVPVRHPGRWAGAVVVAILAAMLVHALLFNKAFQWHVVGKYLFDHTIINGLVTTLELTALAMVMGVVGGVVLAVMRLSPNPLLSGTAWVYIWVFRGTPVLVQLLFWEFMGSLWPRLSIGIPFGTDFWSESTNTLIPVFTAALLGLGLNEAAYMAEIVRGGIQSVPLGQTEAAHALGMSKGRTLRRIILPQAMRVIIPPTGNETISMLKTTSLAYSISLVELLGAAHDIYSRTFQTIPLLIVASIWYLFLTSILTVIQYYIERHYARGANRILPPTPLQRLRGLFRGRRVPPTDAVDVVPGLEGGGHL
- a CDS encoding CGNR zinc finger domain-containing protein gives rise to the protein MELALYADYAVRLVNSEEPERGTDALVSVDAVRALFGNPESETARLTETADVARLRAVRGRLRAVFEAAAGGDEVRGVDLLNGLMIEHPVSPLVSGHDYLDEQGRPRWHLHLADNAGTATAAFTAVACMGLAIHLTELGADRLGICQAAPCRNAYLDTSTNRSRRYCSDRCATRANVAAYRARKRQEAALAAEDGPAAEDGPGGAATARG
- the sodX gene encoding nickel-type superoxide dismutase maturation protease, with translation MDVAGPSMVPTLYHGDRLVVRYGARVRPGAVVLVRHPLRQDLLVVKRATERRAKGWWLLSDNQFVENDSREYGPVPDDLVLGRVLLRIAPNPVWLAPAGWLERLLCARPLGRWPGLAARFGVFRRLSPEL
- a CDS encoding amino acid ABC transporter ATP-binding protein, whose translation is MVRAEEVHKSFGQLHVLKGIDLQVRQGEVFVLVGPSGSGKSTFLRCINHLEKINAGRLWVDGELVGYRQQGDKLYELKDREVALKRRDIGMVFQHFNLFPHMTALENVTEAPVQVRGEAKAAAREQARALLERVGLAEKADSYPSQLSGGQQQRVAIARALAMEPKLMLFDEPTSALDPELVGEVLDVMRGLAEDGMTMIVVTHEMGFAREVGDALVFMDGGVVVESGHPREVLANPRHERTKAFLSKVL